One genomic window of Paracholeplasma manati includes the following:
- the feoB gene encoding ferrous iron transport protein B, giving the protein MRIALIGNQNSGKTTLFNALTGANQKIGNWPGVTIEQKVGYISNGTHEIIDLPGIYSLSPYTLEEALSRAFLIQEKPDLIINIIDATSIERSLYLTTQLMELNIDMVIALNMADMFDKKGISIDIKALSKQLQTTIVKISALKRSGLKELVDIIESQTYIKHQTQSIFRPNVEKIIGHLVSQIHQDHARFIAIKLLEKDPIIESVGLDIDKWIKPLEQSYQQDIETIIASGRYDYIEKVKSQTFVRLHHGDHTTELLDKIFLNKWLALPIFALIMFLIYYISVGVIGSLTVDFIDGNVSALSSWMFDWLRNIGASEWSASLVADGMIAGVGAVLNFVPQLILLFILISLLESTGYMTRIAFFLDRLFKKFGLSGKSLIPFILGSGCSIPGIMATRTIEGQDERRISIMVTPFIPCSAKLPIIALFAGFFFPNYAGFVSFSLYVLSILIILLSAIIMKTFFFKGTPSAFISELPNYKLPNLRYTVRDVYDKIAEFIEKAGTIILMSSIIIWLLTSFSITLTYGVDVDESILAYIGRVFSYLFYPMLGDLSWATSVSAIQGLVAKEQVVSSMAVIGGLSADITEGNVILNAPIYAFFTPASAYAFMTFNLFSAPCFGAIGAMRKELGSAKKMWQAILFQTGLAYVLSIVIYQTLTFIGGLL; this is encoded by the coding sequence ATGAGAATAGCACTGATTGGCAATCAAAATAGTGGTAAGACCACTTTGTTCAATGCGTTAACCGGTGCTAATCAAAAAATTGGTAACTGGCCTGGGGTAACGATTGAACAAAAAGTGGGCTACATTTCCAATGGTACCCATGAAATCATCGATTTACCAGGGATTTATTCCTTATCGCCCTATACGCTTGAAGAAGCTTTATCAAGGGCATTCTTGATTCAAGAGAAACCCGACTTAATCATCAACATCATCGACGCGACATCGATTGAACGTAGTCTATATTTGACCACCCAGTTGATGGAACTGAATATCGATATGGTGATTGCTTTAAATATGGCGGATATGTTCGATAAAAAAGGCATTTCAATCGATATTAAAGCCTTATCAAAACAACTTCAAACCACCATTGTTAAGATATCCGCATTGAAGCGTTCAGGTCTTAAAGAATTGGTGGACATCATTGAAAGTCAAACGTACATTAAGCATCAAACACAATCTATTTTTAGACCAAACGTCGAAAAAATCATTGGTCATTTAGTCAGTCAAATCCATCAAGACCACGCACGTTTTATCGCAATCAAGTTATTGGAAAAAGATCCCATCATTGAATCCGTAGGGCTAGACATCGATAAATGGATTAAACCGCTTGAACAATCCTATCAACAAGACATTGAAACCATCATCGCGAGTGGTCGATACGATTATATCGAAAAAGTAAAATCTCAAACCTTTGTGCGGTTACATCATGGCGATCATACCACTGAACTATTGGATAAAATATTCTTAAATAAATGGTTAGCATTACCGATATTCGCTTTGATTATGTTCCTGATTTATTATATTTCAGTCGGTGTCATCGGTAGCCTAACCGTCGATTTTATCGATGGCAATGTTTCTGCGTTATCCAGTTGGATGTTCGATTGGTTACGCAACATCGGGGCTTCTGAATGGTCGGCTTCCTTGGTAGCTGATGGGATGATTGCTGGGGTTGGGGCTGTATTAAACTTTGTCCCTCAATTGATTTTATTGTTTATCCTCATCAGTTTATTAGAATCTACCGGTTATATGACCCGAATCGCTTTCTTCCTTGATAGGTTGTTTAAGAAATTCGGACTCTCTGGGAAATCGTTAATTCCATTCATTCTAGGTTCAGGTTGTAGCATCCCAGGGATTATGGCAACCCGTACCATTGAAGGTCAAGATGAACGTCGTATATCAATCATGGTTACGCCTTTCATCCCATGTAGTGCAAAACTTCCCATCATCGCATTATTTGCGGGATTCTTCTTTCCAAATTATGCTGGATTTGTTTCCTTTAGTTTGTATGTGTTATCCATCTTAATCATCTTACTATCGGCCATCATCATGAAAACATTTTTCTTTAAAGGTACACCATCGGCCTTCATCTCTGAATTGCCTAATTATAAATTACCAAACCTAAGATATACGGTTAGGGATGTGTATGATAAAATCGCTGAATTCATTGAAAAAGCAGGGACCATCATTTTGATGTCTTCCATCATCATCTGGTTATTAACCTCATTTTCTATCACGCTAACTTATGGTGTTGACGTGGATGAGTCCATTTTGGCTTATATCGGTCGAGTCTTCAGTTATCTCTTCTATCCGATGTTAGGCGATCTATCTTGGGCGACTTCCGTTTCTGCCATTCAAGGTTTGGTTGCGAAAGAACAGGTGGTTTCGTCGATGGCAGTCATCGGTGGGTTATCGGCCGATATTACTGAGGGTAATGTTATTTTAAATGCCCCAATATATGCTTTCTTCACACCAGCGTCAGCCTATGCCTTTATGACGTTTAATTTATTCTCTGCCCCATGCTTTGGTGCCATCGGCGCGATGCGTAAGGAATTAGGTTCTGCAAAAAAGATGTGGCAAGCCATTTTGTTCCAAACAGGTTTAGCCTATGTGCTTAGTATCGTCATCTATCAAACCTTGACATTCATTGGAGGCCTTCTATGA
- a CDS encoding FeoA family protein, translating into MPTCDLQTLSLDQLKTGQKGRVIKIESTSKEIKRRLLDMGITPGVVVEIKHIAPLGDPYDIKVRDYDLCVRKADLSFIEVHPL; encoded by the coding sequence ATGCCTACATGCGATTTACAAACCTTGTCCTTAGACCAATTAAAAACAGGTCAAAAAGGTCGGGTTATCAAAATTGAATCCACGTCTAAAGAAATCAAACGTCGTCTATTAGATATGGGTATTACGCCTGGGGTCGTGGTTGAAATCAAACACATAGCACCCCTGGGTGATCCTTATGATATTAAAGTCAGAGATTATGATTTATGTGTGAGAAAAGCTGACCTATCATTCATCGAGGTTCACCCATTATGA
- the yidD gene encoding membrane protein insertion efficiency factor YidD codes for MEKRSVKLIKWYQKNVSPNKHFVCRHKPSCSNYALGCFERFSFPKAMYLSTKRVLTCNPLFKPKYDPVPEKKTKVKKDDSNL; via the coding sequence ATGGAAAAACGATCAGTCAAACTCATTAAATGGTATCAAAAAAACGTCTCTCCTAACAAGCATTTTGTTTGTAGACACAAGCCGTCATGTTCGAATTATGCATTGGGGTGTTTTGAACGTTTTAGTTTCCCTAAAGCCATGTATTTATCGACCAAACGTGTCCTCACCTGTAACCCACTTTTTAAGCCAAAATATGACCCAGTGCCGGAAAAGAAAACTAAAGTCAAGAAAGACGATTCTAATTTATAA
- the fusA gene encoding elongation factor G produces the protein MKVYDTNQIRNIAILGHLGSGKTSIAEALLFSSGAISSRGSVEAKNTVSDFMDEEKAKQGSLSTSIIPIEYNGIKLNFLDVPGTDELDNEIKQSLSVVKGAVLVVDASKGVEVGTEKLWKEIRDMHIPAVIFVNKMDKENVKFEDVLESIRVKLGKKAVPFCWPIGRNENFEGFVNVIEMKARIYDGTTSHDAPIWDEKKPKIEQLRNMIMESVAETSDELLEKFFGGEELTEEEINEGLKNGIYHGELTPVIVGSATKNIGIRTMLGMLAKFLPQPDQLRALEGVNPKNDEAVVRHTKDEEPFSGYVFKTTIDPFVGAINIIKINSGTLKTGQEVMIGNSGKMEKIGALFALQGKQQFPIELAHAGDIVAVSKLENIHTGYTLSDPKNPIVYEPTKTLKPTIYVAINPKNKADEDKISNALTRLNIEDPSFEIVRNKETAQQLLGGLGMTHINFIIDRMKTVFKVEVTTEEPKVVYRETIKKKVEAEGKHKKQSGGAGQFGHVFIRFEPSDKEFEFAEEVFGGSVPRNYFPAVEKGLIESFEHGPLAGFPVIFVKATLFDGSYHPVDSNELSFKLAANLAFKDAVKSAQPTILEPILKMSITVKDQFVGDVMGDMNKRRGRVMGMSQSDEGQVIEAEAPESEVQKYIIDLKAMTQGSGIFQREFVRYEEVPQHLIDGIIQKYKEH, from the coding sequence ATGAAGGTTTATGATACAAACCAAATCAGGAACATTGCCATCCTAGGACATCTAGGATCAGGAAAGACCAGCATTGCTGAAGCATTATTATTTTCAAGTGGTGCCATTAGCTCACGTGGCAGCGTCGAAGCTAAGAACACCGTATCCGATTTTATGGATGAAGAAAAAGCGAAACAAGGTAGTTTGTCGACTAGTATCATCCCAATTGAGTACAATGGCATTAAACTCAACTTTTTGGATGTGCCAGGCACCGATGAATTAGACAATGAAATCAAACAATCCCTTTCAGTCGTTAAAGGTGCAGTATTGGTCGTTGACGCTTCTAAAGGCGTTGAAGTAGGCACTGAAAAACTATGGAAAGAAATTCGCGATATGCATATTCCAGCGGTTATTTTCGTGAACAAGATGGACAAAGAAAATGTCAAGTTCGAAGATGTTTTAGAAAGTATTCGCGTTAAACTAGGTAAAAAAGCAGTCCCATTTTGTTGGCCAATTGGTCGAAATGAAAACTTCGAAGGTTTTGTGAATGTCATTGAAATGAAAGCCCGTATTTACGACGGCACCACTTCACATGACGCCCCAATTTGGGATGAGAAGAAACCAAAGATTGAACAACTTCGTAATATGATTATGGAATCCGTCGCTGAAACCAGTGATGAACTCCTTGAAAAATTCTTTGGTGGCGAAGAATTAACCGAAGAAGAAATCAATGAAGGCTTAAAGAATGGTATTTATCATGGTGAATTAACACCAGTCATCGTCGGTTCTGCAACGAAGAACATTGGTATTCGTACGATGTTAGGTATGCTTGCAAAATTCTTACCTCAGCCAGATCAACTTAGAGCCCTTGAAGGTGTAAATCCTAAAAATGATGAAGCTGTGGTTAGACATACCAAAGACGAAGAACCATTCTCAGGTTATGTATTTAAAACCACGATTGACCCATTTGTTGGCGCAATCAATATCATCAAAATCAATTCAGGAACCTTAAAAACTGGACAAGAAGTGATGATTGGTAATTCCGGTAAGATGGAAAAGATTGGTGCGTTATTTGCGTTACAAGGCAAACAACAATTCCCAATTGAATTGGCCCATGCCGGTGACATCGTCGCGGTATCCAAACTTGAAAATATCCATACCGGTTATACATTATCAGATCCAAAAAATCCTATCGTGTATGAACCAACCAAGACATTAAAACCAACCATCTATGTAGCAATCAATCCAAAGAATAAAGCCGATGAAGATAAGATTTCCAATGCATTAACCCGTTTAAACATTGAAGACCCTTCATTTGAAATCGTTCGCAACAAAGAAACAGCCCAACAATTATTGGGTGGTTTAGGAATGACACACATCAACTTCATCATTGACCGCATGAAAACGGTATTCAAAGTTGAAGTAACGACAGAAGAACCAAAAGTTGTCTATCGTGAGACCATTAAGAAAAAAGTTGAAGCTGAAGGTAAACACAAGAAACAATCCGGTGGTGCTGGTCAATTTGGTCACGTATTCATTCGTTTTGAACCATCCGATAAAGAGTTTGAATTTGCTGAAGAAGTCTTCGGTGGATCTGTCCCTAGAAACTACTTCCCAGCCGTGGAAAAAGGCTTGATAGAGTCTTTTGAACACGGTCCATTGGCAGGTTTCCCAGTCATCTTCGTGAAAGCAACCCTATTTGATGGGTCTTACCATCCAGTCGACTCCAATGAACTTTCATTTAAATTGGCTGCTAACCTCGCATTCAAAGATGCTGTTAAATCGGCACAACCGACCATCCTTGAACCAATTCTAAAGATGTCCATCACAGTGAAAGATCAATTCGTTGGGGATGTCATGGGCGATATGAACAAACGTCGCGGTCGTGTCATGGGTATGAGTCAGTCGGATGAAGGACAAGTCATTGAAGCTGAAGCACCAGAATCTGAAGTTCAAAAATATATCATCGACTTAAAAGCGATGACTCAAGGTTCCGGTATCTTCCAACGTGAATTCGTGCGTTATGAAGAAGTCCCACAACACCTCATTGATGGTATCATTCAAAAATACAAAGAACACTAA
- the hpf gene encoding ribosome hibernation-promoting factor, HPF/YfiA family produces the protein MKYDIIGKNGFEPTEAIKNYCQKRLNKVVSFFDTELIHEVRVVLKVYKDHHKVEVTIPAKGIILRAEVSDPDMYTAIDKSVDKLITQIKKHKEKLKSHLIKQGLKKVYSEEFETESIEKELLASQLVKNKEVKLQAMSVDQALIEMEMSGHDFYVFLNEATNQVNVAYIREDGDYAVIATK, from the coding sequence ATGAAATATGATATCATTGGTAAAAATGGTTTTGAACCTACCGAAGCAATCAAGAATTATTGCCAAAAAAGGTTAAACAAAGTCGTCTCCTTTTTCGACACAGAATTGATTCATGAAGTTAGAGTCGTTCTGAAGGTGTACAAAGATCACCACAAAGTCGAAGTCACCATCCCTGCGAAAGGCATCATCCTTCGCGCAGAAGTGTCTGACCCAGACATGTACACCGCTATCGACAAATCAGTCGATAAATTGATCACACAGATCAAGAAACACAAGGAAAAACTCAAATCACACTTGATTAAACAAGGGTTGAAGAAAGTTTACTCCGAAGAATTTGAAACCGAATCGATTGAAAAAGAATTGTTGGCTTCCCAATTGGTGAAGAACAAAGAAGTGAAGTTACAAGCCATGTCCGTGGATCAAGCCTTGATCGAAATGGAAATGTCAGGTCATGACTTCTATGTATTCCTAAATGAAGCTACCAACCAAGTCAACGTCGCTTACATCCGTGAAGATGGCGATTACGCTGTGATTGCAACCAAATAG